In one Drosophila pseudoobscura strain MV-25-SWS-2005 chromosome X, UCI_Dpse_MV25, whole genome shotgun sequence genomic region, the following are encoded:
- the wac gene encoding augmin complex subunit wac: MENLKLQEEIKALKDLGQHYESLLKMAGVELRDFSNEDLSLLSKSAQLYADLGVHELELNYLNELYYGLQKDRIENNLIIAQQQTDLQRIKTSIDETSKDVAVLERFKSAAEKQLIPDGDVQLQRSNQLATKQALLDRQRALEIPKDFNIESIMQKVHSLERKE, from the exons ATGG AGAATTTAAAGCTGCAAGAAGAGATAAAGGCACTGAAAGACCTGGGTCAACATTATGAAAGTCTGTTGAAGATGGCTGGTGTTGAACTGCGCGATTTTTCCAATGAAGATTTGTCGCTTTTGAGCAAGAGTGCACAATTGTATGCAGACTTGGGCGTTCACGAGTTGGAATTAAActatttaaatgaattataTTATGGACTACAGAAAGACCGTATAGAAAACAACCTGATAATCGCGCAGCAGCAAACAGATCTGCAGCGCATCAAGACTTCAATCGACGAAACATCCAAAGATGTAGCTGTATTGGAACG ATTTAAATCCGCGGCCGAAAAACAATTGATTCCTGACGGAGACGTTCAGCTGCAGCGCAGCAATCAACTGGCTACCAAACAGGCTTTGCTCGACAGACAGAGAGCTCTCGAGATCCCGAAGGACTTCAATATTGAGAGTATTATGCAAAAGGTACATTCGCTGGAGCGTAAGGAGTAA
- the DIP2 gene encoding disco-interacting protein 2 isoform X2, giving the protein MESTSSLPGYIREKLAELDLELSEGDITQKGYEKKRAKLLQPFLKKHEAISVDKAKSTPPPPYYNVKDANNSNSHGNINNDGVIVSSEGYSYVTEVPSLSSSQQRHSKKLDFHQSSSITASSAAQSGPAGTPGYENMRPQGGAVGDPGYQNTREPSGFQNQSHSSSNNSQHRQRRTQRKVTHNEKRYHSEVRQEAVQQALAALKGRPKPSLPMPSKRTSVLNRSPGCNDELDSSTDDESIPEETISPDKEYNYPRDHISNSMIPPEPIIKPPIRESSMSSQQHLRLDVKQSQTPNQKYSSSNSAAERRPPQNLPPLPTSDTSSMESPPIAYKRDSDFSDKAFKQKQFNAPDITQFNNAHRIADRVTRYVNVSQSELSETDANGKWKVSAKIQQLLNTLKRPKRRPLPEFYEDNDIELEIAANTKDPNAPKPEGSTMTPVQGEQLSIPAGLPRTLECALQRYGTNSFKSPMATVLDPNGKITTTLTYGKLLSRAQKIAYALSTKIFSKGPEQVTLKPGDRVALVYPNNDPLSFITAWYGCMFRGLVPLPIELPLSSSDTPPQQVGFLLSSCGITVALTSEACLKGLPKSTTTGEIAKLKGWPRLQWFVTEHLPKPPKEFNVGNLRIDDSAASYIEYTTDKEGSVMGVTVTRASMINHCRALTMACHYTEGETIVCVLDFKREVGLWHAVLTSVLNGMHVIFIPYALMKLRPSSWMQLITKHRASCCLVKSRDLHWGLLATKDHKDISLSSLRMLLVADGANPWSLSSCDQFLNVFQAKGLRSDAICPCASSSEVFTVSLRRPGRGSCGFSQSATGRGVLSMAALSHGVVRVDSEDSLTSLTLQDCGQVMPAAQMVVVRSEGAPVLCKTDQVGEICVTSGSTSASYFGLDGMTNSTFKVQPILEDFDQTKEGSGTGTGTGTGTGTGTGSVGIITKPIGDEYYVRSGLLGFLGPGGLVFVCGSRDGLMTVTGRKHNADDIIATVLAVEPMRFIYRGRIAVFSIKVLRDERVCVIAEQRPDCSEEESFQWMSRVLQAVDSIHQVGIYCLALVPPNHLPKTPLGGIHLCEARRRFLEGSLHPANVLMCPHTCVTNLPKPRELHQDTGVGPASVMVGNLVQGNRLAEAHGRDVGLSSEDCERKPQLITGVLRWRANTSPDHIIFTLLNSKGAIAKTLTCSELHKRAEKIAALLQERGRIEPGDHVALIFPPGLDLLCAFYGCLYLGAIPITIRPPHPQNLNTTLPTVRMIVDVSKSGIVLSIQPIIKLLKSREAATSIDPKTWPPILDIDDNPKRKYAGIATVSFDSSAYLDFSVSTCGRLSGVNITHRSLSSLCASLKLACELYPSRHVALCLDPYCGLGFVMWTLIGVYSGHHSILIAPYEVEANPSLWLSTLSQHRVRDTFCSYGVIELCTKALSNSIPSLKQRNIDLRCVRTCVVVAEERPRVQLTQQFCKLFQALGLNTRCVSTSFGCRVNPAICVQGASSAESAQVYVDMRALRNNRVALVERGAPNSLCVIESGKLLPGVKVIIANPDTKGHCGDSHLGEIWVQAPHNANGYFTIYGDETDYNDHFNAKLVTGATAEIYARTGYLGFLRRTECSQAASLLDETTPSVASRDSDTESLNSISQLQLNFSNASLGGNSEHSIVSGAGNSNDQELHDAVYVVGAVDEVISLRGMNYHPIDIENSVMRCHKKIAECAVFTWTNLLVVVVELDGNESEALDLVPLVTNTVLEDHQLIVGVVVVVDPGVVPINSRGEKQRMHLRDGFLADQLDPIYVAYNM; this is encoded by the exons ATGGAGTCTACTTCCTCATTGCCTGGGTACATTCGCGAGAAGCTCGCTGAATTAGATCTAGAGCTCTCAGAAG GCGACATCACGCAAAAGGGCTACGAAAAGAAGCGAGCCAAGTTATTGCAACCGTTTCTAAAAAAGCATGAAG CCATTAGCGTCGACAAGGCAAAAAGtacgccgccaccgccataTTACAACGTTAAAGAtgccaacaacagcaacagtcaCGGAAACATCAATAATGATGGTGTCATAGTCTCCAGCGAAGGCTATAGCTATGTGACCGAAGTACCTTCTCTATCCTCTTCACAGCAAAGACATTCCAAAAAGTTAGACTTTCACCAGTCTTCCTCGATAACAGCATCATCAGCCGCTCAGAGCGGACCGGCTGGGACACCTGGGTACGAGAATATGCGCCCGCAAGGCGGTGCAGTCGGCGATCCAGGCTATCAGAATACACGCGAACCGAGCGGTTTTCAAAATCAGTCCCATTCCTCGTCAAATAATAGTCAACACCGCCAGCGACGCACACAGCGCAAAGTAACGCACAATGAGAAACGTTATCATTCGG AGGTGCGTCAGGAGGCCGTTCAGCAGGCCTTAGCAGCACTTAAAGGTCGACCGAAACCTAGTCTTCCGATGCCATCAAAGCGCACATCTGTGCTCAACCGTAGTCCTGGCTGTAACGATGAGCTGGACTCATCTACAGATGACGAATCGATACCAGAGGAGACCATTTCCCCCGACAAGGAGTACAACTATCCGCGCGATCACATAAGCAATAGCATGATACCACCAGAACCGATAATAAAACCACCAATTCGTGAGTCATCCATGAGCTCGCAGCAGCATCTGCGACTTGATGTAAAACAGTCACAAACGCCAAATCAGAAGTATTCATCATCGAACAGTGCGGCAGAGAGACGGCCACCCCAAAATCTGCCCCCACTT CCAACATCTGATACATCGAGTATGGAGTCACCGCCTATTGCTTACAAGCGAGACAGTGACTTTTCGGACAAAGCATTTAAGCAGAAGCAGT TCAACGCTCCAGACATCACACAGTTTAATAATGCCCATCGCATTGCTGACCGCGTTACCCGATATGTGAACGTATCCCAAAGCGAACTTAGCGAGACAGATGCGAATGGTAAATGGAAGGTTTCCGCTAAAATACAGCAACTGTTGAACACGCTCAAGAGGCCCAAGCGTCGGCCACTGCCCGAATTCTATGAGGACAACGACATTGAGCTTGAGATTGCAGCGAACACTAAGGATCCGAATGCACCAAAACCGGAAGGCAGCACAATGACTCCCGTACAGGGCGAGCAGCTCTCGATACCGGCAGGACTGCCGCGCACGCTGGAGTGCGCCCTCCAGCGCTATGGCACAAATTCATTCAAAAGTCCCATGGCCACGGTGCTTGATCCTAATGGAAAAATAACAACCACCCTGACGTACGGAAAGCTGCTGTCACGTGCACAAAAGATAGCCTACGCACTGTCCACGAAGATATTTAGCAAAGGCCCCGAGCAAGTGACTTTGAAGCCGGGCGACCGTGTTGCTTTGGTTTATCCGAATAACGATCCATTGAG TTTTATAACAGCCTGGTATGGTTGCATGTTTCGTGGCTTGGTCCCTCTGCCAATAGAGCTGCCACTCTCGAGCTCCGACACACCTCCCCAGCAGGTTGGATTCCTGCTCAGTTCTTGCGGCATAACTGTGGCGCTCACGTCGGAGGCTTGCCTGAAAGGTCTGCCCAAATCGACTACCACGGGCGAAATTGCGAAGCTAAAAGGATGGCCCCGCTTGCAGTGGTTCGTGACTGAACACTTGCCCAAGCCCCCTAAGGAATTCAACGTTGGCAACTTACGCATCGATGATTCAGCAGCGTCCTATATTGAGTACACCACTGATAAGGAGGGCAGTGTTATGG GCGTGACTGTGACGCGGGCTTCTATGATCAATCATTGCCGGGCATTAACTATGGCCTGCCACTACACCGAGGGGGAGACCATTGTCTGTGTGCTAGATTTTAAAAGGGAAGTTGGCTTATGGCACGCAGTCTTGACCTCAGTACTGAACGGCATGCATGTTATTTTCATACCCTATGCCTTGATGAAGCTGCGCCCCTCAAGCTGGATGCAATTGATCACGAAACATAGGGCCTCCTGCTGCTTGGTCAAGAGCCGTGACTTGCATTGGGGCCTATTGGCCACTAAAGACCACAAGGACATATCGCTGTCTTCATTGCGCATGCTACTAGTGGCCGACGGAGCCAATCCCTGGTCGCTTTCGTCGTGTGATCAGTTCTTGAACGTATTTCAAGCCAAAGGCTTACGCTCAGACGCCATATGCCCATGTGCAAGTAGTTCAGAAGTCTTTACCGTCTCGCTGCGTCGTCCGGGTCGTGGGTCATGTGGGTTTAGTCAGTCAGCCACAGGACGCGGTGTGCTCTCCATGGCAGCTCTGTCGCACGGCGTAGTAAGAGTGGACAGTGAAGATTCACTCACATCCCTAACACTGCAGGACTGCGGCCAAGTCATGCCGGCTGCGCAAATGGTGGTCGTGCGATCAGAGGGGGCCCCGGTCTTGTGCAAGACGGACCAAGTCGGAGAGATATGCGTTACAAGTGGTTCAACCAGCGCCAGCTACTTTGGGCTCGATGGAATGACAAATTCGACTTTTAAAGTTCAGCCCATATTGGAGGACTTTGATCAAACGAAAGAGGGTTCTGGGACGGGtactggaactggcactggcaccggcactggcactggatCTGTTGGCATCATTACGAAACCCATTGGCGATGAATACTACGTCAGGTCGGGGCTCTTGGGTTTCCTCGGCCCTGGAGGCTTGGTGTTCGTATGCGGTTCCCGGGATGGGCTCATGACGGTTACAGGACGAAAACACAACGCGGATGACATCATAGCCACAGTATTAGCAGTGGAACCCATGCGTTTCATTTACCGGGGACGCATAGCAGTATTTAGCATTAAAGTACTTCGCGACGAGCGCGTCTGTGTTATTGCTGAACAGCGGCCCGACTGCTCGGAGGAAGAAAGCTTCCAGTGGATGTCGCGTGTCCTTCAGGCCGTCGACTCCATTCACCAGGTCGGGATATATTGCCTAGCACTGGTGCCGCCGAACCATTTGCCGAAGACTCCCCTCGGGGGCATACATTTGTGCGAGGCAAGGCGTCGATTTTTAGAAGGATCCCTTCACCCCGCCAACGTGCTGATGTGTCCACACACGTGCGTTACCAACTTGCCAAAGCCCAGGGAGTTGCATCAAG ACACGGGTGTAGGACCAGCCTCTGTGATGGTTGGCAACTTAGTGCAGGGTAATCGTTTGGCTGAAGCACACGGACGGGACGTCGGACTGTCCTCCGAAGATTGTGAGCGCAAG CCTCAACTAATAACAGGAGTACTCCGTTGGCGCGCCAATACATCGCCGGATCATATTATATTTACTCTGCTAAATTCGAAGG GTGCCATTGCCAAAACGCTGACATGCTCCGAGCTGCACAAACGGGCCGAGAAGATAGCGGCCTTGCTGCAAGAACGTGGAAGAATCGAGCCCGGTGATCACGTTG CACTCATATTTCCCCCCGGACTCGATCTACTATGCGCATTCTATGGTTGTCTCTATCTGGGAGCAATACCTATAACCATAAGACCACCCCATCCTCAAAACCTAAACACTACTCTGCCCACGGTGCGCATGATCGTTGATGTGTCAAAAAGCGGCATTGTGCTCTCTATACAACCGATTATTAAGCTACTCAAGTCCCGAGAAGCTGCCACATCCATCGACCCAAAGACATGGCCGCCTATATTGGATATTGACGACAACCCAAAACGCAAATATGCCGGCATAGCCACAGTCTCCTTTGACTCTAGCGCTTATTTGGACTTCAGTGTATCAACCTGTGGACGTCTCAGCGGTGTCAATATAACGCATCG ATCTCTCTCTAGTCTGTGTGCCAGTTTAAAATTGGCCTGTGAACTTTATCCGTCTCGTCATGTTGCGTTATGTTTGGATCCCTATTGTGGTCTTGGATTTGTAATGTGGACTCTTATTGGGGTGTACAGTGGTCACCACTCTATACTTATAGCCCCCTACGAGGTTGAAGCTAATCCCAGTTTGTGGCTGTCCACCCTCTCGCAGCACCGTGTTCGCGACACGTTCTGCTCATATGGTGTGATAGAGCTTTGCACTAAAGCACTAAGCAATTCTATACCCTCTTTGAAGCAAAGAAATATAGACCTACGATGCGTGCGGACATGCGTTGTGGTAGCCGAGGAGCGCCCGAGAGTGCAGCTGACACAACAATTTTGCAAGCTGTTCCAGGCCCTTGGTCTGAACACCCGATGCGTCTCCACTTCCTTCGGGTGTCGTGTGAATCCCGCCATTTGTGTGCAGGGGGCCAGTTCTGCAGAAAGTGCCCAGGTCTATGTGGATATGAGAGCGTTGCGCAACAACCGCGTGGCATTGGTTGAACGTGGTGCCCCGAATTCGTTGTGTGTCATTGAATCGGGCAAACTTCTACCAGGCGTAAAAGTTATAATAGCCAATCCCGATACCAAAGGACACTGTGGCGACTCACACTTGGGAGAAATTTGG GTACAAGCGCCCCATAATGCAAATGGATACTTTACCATATACGGCGACGAAACCGACTACAATGATCACTTCAACGCCAAACTGGTGACTGGGGCTACAGCTGAGATATACGCACGTACTGGGTATTTGGGTTTTTTGCGGCGCACAGAGTGTTCACAGGCAGCTTCGTTACTAGACGAGACCACACCAAGTGTGGCTAGTCGTGACAGTGATACCGAATCCCTGAATTCCATAAGTCAACTGCAACTAAACTTCTCCAACGCCTCGTTGGGGGGCAACTCCGAGCATAGCATAGTAAGTGGTGCCGGCAACTCCAATGACCAGGAGCTGCACGATGCAGTGTATGTGGTCGGCGCTGTTGATGAAGTGATCTCTTTACGGGGCATGAACTATCATCCAATTGATATTGAAAACTCAGTGATGCGGTGCCACAAAAAGATCGCTGAATG TGCCGTCTTCACCTGGACCAATTTGCTGGTCGTCGTTGTGGAGCTCGATGGCAATGAATCGGAGGCGTTGGACCTGGTTCCCCTGGTCACAAATACAGTATTGGAAGATCACCAACTAATAGTTGGCGTCGTGGTGGTTGTTGATCCAG GAGTGGTGCCTATTAACAGCCGTGGTGAAAAGCAACGGATGCATTTACGGGATGGCTTTCTTGCCGATCAGCTGGATCCCATCTACGTCGCATATAACATGTAA
- the DIP2 gene encoding disco-interacting protein 2 isoform X1 — MESTSSLPGYIREKLAELDLELSEGDITQKGYEKKRAKLLQPFLKKHEAISVDKAKSTPPPPYYNVKDANNSNSHGNINNDGVIVSSEGYSYVTEVPSLSSSQQRHSKKLDFHQSSSITASSAAQSGPAGTPGYENMRPQGGAVGDPGYQNTREPSGFQNQSHSSSNNSQHRQRRTQRKVTHNEKRYHSEVRQEAVQQALAALKGRPKPSLPMPSKRTSVLNRSPGCNDELDSSTDDESIPEETISPDKEYNYPRDHISNSMIPPEPIIKPPIRESSMSSQQHLRLDVKQSQTPNQKYSSSNSAAERRPPQNLPPLPTSDTSSMESPPIAYKRDSDFSDKAFKQKQFNAPDITQFNNAHRIADRVTRYVNVSQSELSETDANGKWKVSAKIQQLLNTLKRPKRRPLPEFYEDNDIELEIAANTKDPNAPKPEGSTMTPVQGEQLSIPAGLPRTLECALQRYGTNSFKSPMATVLDPNGKITTTLTYGKLLSRAQKIAYALSTKIFSKGPEQVTLKPGDRVALVYPNNDPLSFITAWYGCMFRGLVPLPIELPLSSSDTPPQQVGFLLSSCGITVALTSEACLKGLPKSTTTGEIAKLKGWPRLQWFVTEHLPKPPKEFNVGNLRIDDSAASYIEYTTDKEGSVMGVTVTRASMINHCRALTMACHYTEGETIVCVLDFKREVGLWHAVLTSVLNGMHVIFIPYALMKLRPSSWMQLITKHRASCCLVKSRDLHWGLLATKDHKDISLSSLRMLLVADGANPWSLSSCDQFLNVFQAKGLRSDAICPCASSSEVFTVSLRRPGRGSCGFSQSATGRGVLSMAALSHGVVRVDSEDSLTSLTLQDCGQVMPAAQMVVVRSEGAPVLCKTDQVGEICVTSGSTSASYFGLDGMTNSTFKVQPILEDFDQTKEGSGTGTGTGTGTGTGTGSVGIITKPIGDEYYVRSGLLGFLGPGGLVFVCGSRDGLMTVTGRKHNADDIIATVLAVEPMRFIYRGRIAVFSIKVLRDERVCVIAEQRPDCSEEESFQWMSRVLQAVDSIHQVGIYCLALVPPNHLPKTPLGGIHLCEARRRFLEGSLHPANVLMCPHTCVTNLPKPRELHQGVQTTAKLSSSSGCGITDTGVGPASVMVGNLVQGNRLAEAHGRDVGLSSEDCERKPQLITGVLRWRANTSPDHIIFTLLNSKGAIAKTLTCSELHKRAEKIAALLQERGRIEPGDHVALIFPPGLDLLCAFYGCLYLGAIPITIRPPHPQNLNTTLPTVRMIVDVSKSGIVLSIQPIIKLLKSREAATSIDPKTWPPILDIDDNPKRKYAGIATVSFDSSAYLDFSVSTCGRLSGVNITHRSLSSLCASLKLACELYPSRHVALCLDPYCGLGFVMWTLIGVYSGHHSILIAPYEVEANPSLWLSTLSQHRVRDTFCSYGVIELCTKALSNSIPSLKQRNIDLRCVRTCVVVAEERPRVQLTQQFCKLFQALGLNTRCVSTSFGCRVNPAICVQGASSAESAQVYVDMRALRNNRVALVERGAPNSLCVIESGKLLPGVKVIIANPDTKGHCGDSHLGEIWVQAPHNANGYFTIYGDETDYNDHFNAKLVTGATAEIYARTGYLGFLRRTECSQAASLLDETTPSVASRDSDTESLNSISQLQLNFSNASLGGNSEHSIVSGAGNSNDQELHDAVYVVGAVDEVISLRGMNYHPIDIENSVMRCHKKIAECAVFTWTNLLVVVVELDGNESEALDLVPLVTNTVLEDHQLIVGVVVVVDPGVVPINSRGEKQRMHLRDGFLADQLDPIYVAYNM; from the exons ATGGAGTCTACTTCCTCATTGCCTGGGTACATTCGCGAGAAGCTCGCTGAATTAGATCTAGAGCTCTCAGAAG GCGACATCACGCAAAAGGGCTACGAAAAGAAGCGAGCCAAGTTATTGCAACCGTTTCTAAAAAAGCATGAAG CCATTAGCGTCGACAAGGCAAAAAGtacgccgccaccgccataTTACAACGTTAAAGAtgccaacaacagcaacagtcaCGGAAACATCAATAATGATGGTGTCATAGTCTCCAGCGAAGGCTATAGCTATGTGACCGAAGTACCTTCTCTATCCTCTTCACAGCAAAGACATTCCAAAAAGTTAGACTTTCACCAGTCTTCCTCGATAACAGCATCATCAGCCGCTCAGAGCGGACCGGCTGGGACACCTGGGTACGAGAATATGCGCCCGCAAGGCGGTGCAGTCGGCGATCCAGGCTATCAGAATACACGCGAACCGAGCGGTTTTCAAAATCAGTCCCATTCCTCGTCAAATAATAGTCAACACCGCCAGCGACGCACACAGCGCAAAGTAACGCACAATGAGAAACGTTATCATTCGG AGGTGCGTCAGGAGGCCGTTCAGCAGGCCTTAGCAGCACTTAAAGGTCGACCGAAACCTAGTCTTCCGATGCCATCAAAGCGCACATCTGTGCTCAACCGTAGTCCTGGCTGTAACGATGAGCTGGACTCATCTACAGATGACGAATCGATACCAGAGGAGACCATTTCCCCCGACAAGGAGTACAACTATCCGCGCGATCACATAAGCAATAGCATGATACCACCAGAACCGATAATAAAACCACCAATTCGTGAGTCATCCATGAGCTCGCAGCAGCATCTGCGACTTGATGTAAAACAGTCACAAACGCCAAATCAGAAGTATTCATCATCGAACAGTGCGGCAGAGAGACGGCCACCCCAAAATCTGCCCCCACTT CCAACATCTGATACATCGAGTATGGAGTCACCGCCTATTGCTTACAAGCGAGACAGTGACTTTTCGGACAAAGCATTTAAGCAGAAGCAGT TCAACGCTCCAGACATCACACAGTTTAATAATGCCCATCGCATTGCTGACCGCGTTACCCGATATGTGAACGTATCCCAAAGCGAACTTAGCGAGACAGATGCGAATGGTAAATGGAAGGTTTCCGCTAAAATACAGCAACTGTTGAACACGCTCAAGAGGCCCAAGCGTCGGCCACTGCCCGAATTCTATGAGGACAACGACATTGAGCTTGAGATTGCAGCGAACACTAAGGATCCGAATGCACCAAAACCGGAAGGCAGCACAATGACTCCCGTACAGGGCGAGCAGCTCTCGATACCGGCAGGACTGCCGCGCACGCTGGAGTGCGCCCTCCAGCGCTATGGCACAAATTCATTCAAAAGTCCCATGGCCACGGTGCTTGATCCTAATGGAAAAATAACAACCACCCTGACGTACGGAAAGCTGCTGTCACGTGCACAAAAGATAGCCTACGCACTGTCCACGAAGATATTTAGCAAAGGCCCCGAGCAAGTGACTTTGAAGCCGGGCGACCGTGTTGCTTTGGTTTATCCGAATAACGATCCATTGAG TTTTATAACAGCCTGGTATGGTTGCATGTTTCGTGGCTTGGTCCCTCTGCCAATAGAGCTGCCACTCTCGAGCTCCGACACACCTCCCCAGCAGGTTGGATTCCTGCTCAGTTCTTGCGGCATAACTGTGGCGCTCACGTCGGAGGCTTGCCTGAAAGGTCTGCCCAAATCGACTACCACGGGCGAAATTGCGAAGCTAAAAGGATGGCCCCGCTTGCAGTGGTTCGTGACTGAACACTTGCCCAAGCCCCCTAAGGAATTCAACGTTGGCAACTTACGCATCGATGATTCAGCAGCGTCCTATATTGAGTACACCACTGATAAGGAGGGCAGTGTTATGG GCGTGACTGTGACGCGGGCTTCTATGATCAATCATTGCCGGGCATTAACTATGGCCTGCCACTACACCGAGGGGGAGACCATTGTCTGTGTGCTAGATTTTAAAAGGGAAGTTGGCTTATGGCACGCAGTCTTGACCTCAGTACTGAACGGCATGCATGTTATTTTCATACCCTATGCCTTGATGAAGCTGCGCCCCTCAAGCTGGATGCAATTGATCACGAAACATAGGGCCTCCTGCTGCTTGGTCAAGAGCCGTGACTTGCATTGGGGCCTATTGGCCACTAAAGACCACAAGGACATATCGCTGTCTTCATTGCGCATGCTACTAGTGGCCGACGGAGCCAATCCCTGGTCGCTTTCGTCGTGTGATCAGTTCTTGAACGTATTTCAAGCCAAAGGCTTACGCTCAGACGCCATATGCCCATGTGCAAGTAGTTCAGAAGTCTTTACCGTCTCGCTGCGTCGTCCGGGTCGTGGGTCATGTGGGTTTAGTCAGTCAGCCACAGGACGCGGTGTGCTCTCCATGGCAGCTCTGTCGCACGGCGTAGTAAGAGTGGACAGTGAAGATTCACTCACATCCCTAACACTGCAGGACTGCGGCCAAGTCATGCCGGCTGCGCAAATGGTGGTCGTGCGATCAGAGGGGGCCCCGGTCTTGTGCAAGACGGACCAAGTCGGAGAGATATGCGTTACAAGTGGTTCAACCAGCGCCAGCTACTTTGGGCTCGATGGAATGACAAATTCGACTTTTAAAGTTCAGCCCATATTGGAGGACTTTGATCAAACGAAAGAGGGTTCTGGGACGGGtactggaactggcactggcaccggcactggcactggatCTGTTGGCATCATTACGAAACCCATTGGCGATGAATACTACGTCAGGTCGGGGCTCTTGGGTTTCCTCGGCCCTGGAGGCTTGGTGTTCGTATGCGGTTCCCGGGATGGGCTCATGACGGTTACAGGACGAAAACACAACGCGGATGACATCATAGCCACAGTATTAGCAGTGGAACCCATGCGTTTCATTTACCGGGGACGCATAGCAGTATTTAGCATTAAAGTACTTCGCGACGAGCGCGTCTGTGTTATTGCTGAACAGCGGCCCGACTGCTCGGAGGAAGAAAGCTTCCAGTGGATGTCGCGTGTCCTTCAGGCCGTCGACTCCATTCACCAGGTCGGGATATATTGCCTAGCACTGGTGCCGCCGAACCATTTGCCGAAGACTCCCCTCGGGGGCATACATTTGTGCGAGGCAAGGCGTCGATTTTTAGAAGGATCCCTTCACCCCGCCAACGTGCTGATGTGTCCACACACGTGCGTTACCAACTTGCCAAAGCCCAGGGAGTTGCATCAAG gtGTGCAAACTACTGCAAAACTAAGCTCATCATCTGGCTGTGGTATTACAGACACGGGTGTAGGACCAGCCTCTGTGATGGTTGGCAACTTAGTGCAGGGTAATCGTTTGGCTGAAGCACACGGACGGGACGTCGGACTGTCCTCCGAAGATTGTGAGCGCAAG CCTCAACTAATAACAGGAGTACTCCGTTGGCGCGCCAATACATCGCCGGATCATATTATATTTACTCTGCTAAATTCGAAGG GTGCCATTGCCAAAACGCTGACATGCTCCGAGCTGCACAAACGGGCCGAGAAGATAGCGGCCTTGCTGCAAGAACGTGGAAGAATCGAGCCCGGTGATCACGTTG CACTCATATTTCCCCCCGGACTCGATCTACTATGCGCATTCTATGGTTGTCTCTATCTGGGAGCAATACCTATAACCATAAGACCACCCCATCCTCAAAACCTAAACACTACTCTGCCCACGGTGCGCATGATCGTTGATGTGTCAAAAAGCGGCATTGTGCTCTCTATACAACCGATTATTAAGCTACTCAAGTCCCGAGAAGCTGCCACATCCATCGACCCAAAGACATGGCCGCCTATATTGGATATTGACGACAACCCAAAACGCAAATATGCCGGCATAGCCACAGTCTCCTTTGACTCTAGCGCTTATTTGGACTTCAGTGTATCAACCTGTGGACGTCTCAGCGGTGTCAATATAACGCATCG ATCTCTCTCTAGTCTGTGTGCCAGTTTAAAATTGGCCTGTGAACTTTATCCGTCTCGTCATGTTGCGTTATGTTTGGATCCCTATTGTGGTCTTGGATTTGTAATGTGGACTCTTATTGGGGTGTACAGTGGTCACCACTCTATACTTATAGCCCCCTACGAGGTTGAAGCTAATCCCAGTTTGTGGCTGTCCACCCTCTCGCAGCACCGTGTTCGCGACACGTTCTGCTCATATGGTGTGATAGAGCTTTGCACTAAAGCACTAAGCAATTCTATACCCTCTTTGAAGCAAAGAAATATAGACCTACGATGCGTGCGGACATGCGTTGTGGTAGCCGAGGAGCGCCCGAGAGTGCAGCTGACACAACAATTTTGCAAGCTGTTCCAGGCCCTTGGTCTGAACACCCGATGCGTCTCCACTTCCTTCGGGTGTCGTGTGAATCCCGCCATTTGTGTGCAGGGGGCCAGTTCTGCAGAAAGTGCCCAGGTCTATGTGGATATGAGAGCGTTGCGCAACAACCGCGTGGCATTGGTTGAACGTGGTGCCCCGAATTCGTTGTGTGTCATTGAATCGGGCAAACTTCTACCAGGCGTAAAAGTTATAATAGCCAATCCCGATACCAAAGGACACTGTGGCGACTCACACTTGGGAGAAATTTGG GTACAAGCGCCCCATAATGCAAATGGATACTTTACCATATACGGCGACGAAACCGACTACAATGATCACTTCAACGCCAAACTGGTGACTGGGGCTACAGCTGAGATATACGCACGTACTGGGTATTTGGGTTTTTTGCGGCGCACAGAGTGTTCACAGGCAGCTTCGTTACTAGACGAGACCACACCAAGTGTGGCTAGTCGTGACAGTGATACCGAATCCCTGAATTCCATAAGTCAACTGCAACTAAACTTCTCCAACGCCTCGTTGGGGGGCAACTCCGAGCATAGCATAGTAAGTGGTGCCGGCAACTCCAATGACCAGGAGCTGCACGATGCAGTGTATGTGGTCGGCGCTGTTGATGAAGTGATCTCTTTACGGGGCATGAACTATCATCCAATTGATATTGAAAACTCAGTGATGCGGTGCCACAAAAAGATCGCTGAATG TGCCGTCTTCACCTGGACCAATTTGCTGGTCGTCGTTGTGGAGCTCGATGGCAATGAATCGGAGGCGTTGGACCTGGTTCCCCTGGTCACAAATACAGTATTGGAAGATCACCAACTAATAGTTGGCGTCGTGGTGGTTGTTGATCCAG GAGTGGTGCCTATTAACAGCCGTGGTGAAAAGCAACGGATGCATTTACGGGATGGCTTTCTTGCCGATCAGCTGGATCCCATCTACGTCGCATATAACATGTAA